The following proteins come from a genomic window of Lolium rigidum isolate FL_2022 chromosome 5, APGP_CSIRO_Lrig_0.1, whole genome shotgun sequence:
- the LOC124652850 gene encoding fasciclin-like arabinogalactan protein 2, protein MEPRRRAAVLAVLAVALAAAATAAEAYNITKILAEHPEYSQFNKLLTETRLAADINKRRTITVLAVANGDMGDLAASGRTLQTKRHMLQMHVLVDYYGGKKLHQLAHGVTACSTMFQESGAAQGMSGYVNITQRRGGKVTFTAENAEDSSSPSTYVKTVKEIPYDLAVLQVDSVLASPEAEAPVAAPAPVNITELLSKKYCKSFAGLLAADAEAFSNINATKDNGLTLFCPVDSAVAAFMPKYKNLTAKGRTAILLFHAVPDYYSLQLLESNSGKVSTLATSNVAKKDYSFDVDKDGDTASLDTKVGKVASVTATVKDDDPLAVYAISKFLQPKELYKVAKDLAPAPAPAGPKKKTTKKKPSAASSPSDDDDESADSPDTSDEDAADKDNAAAPSVLAGWVATAAAATVAALALAA, encoded by the exons ATGGAGccccggcggcgggcggcggtgcTGGCGGTGCTCGCCGTGGCccttgcggcggcggcgacggcggcggaggcgtaCAACATCACCAAGATCCTGGCGGAGCACCCGGAGTACTCGCAGTTCAACAAGCTGCTCACGGAGACGCGGCTGGCGGCGGACATCAACAAGCGCCGCACCATCACCGTGCTCGCCGTCGCCAACGGCGACATGGGCGACCTCGCCGCCAGCGGACGCACGCTGCAGACCAAGCGACACATGCTCCAGATGCACGTCCTCGTCGACTACTACGGCGGCAAGAAGCTGCACCAGCTCGCGCACGGGGTCACCGCATGCTCAACCATGTTCCAG GAGTCCGGCGCAGCCCAAGGCATGTCCGGGTACGTGAACATCACGCAGCGCCGCGGCGGGAAGGTGACCTTCACGGCTGAGAACGCCGAGGACAGCTCGTCGCCGTCGACCTACGTCAAGACCGTGAAGGAGATCCCCTACGACCTGGCGGTGCTCCAGGTCGACAGCGTGCTGGCGTCCCCCGAGGCCGAGGCGCccgtggcggcgccggcgccggtcaACATCACGGAGCTGCTCTCCAAGAAGTACTGCAAGAGCTTCGCGGGCCtgctcgccgccgacgccgaggcCTTCAGCAACATCAACGCCACCAAGGACAACGGGCTCACGCTCTTCTGCCCCGTCGACTCCGCCGTGGCCGCCTTCATGCCCAAGTACAAGAACCTGACGGCCAAGGGCAGGACGGCCATCCTGCTCTTCCACGCCGTGCCGGACTACTACTCCCTGCAGCTCCTCGAGTCCAACAGCGGCAAGGTGAGCACGCTGGCCACGTCCAACgtcgccaagaaggactacagcTTCGACGTCGATAAGGACGGCGACACCGCGTCGCTTGACACCAAGGTGGGCAAGGTGGCGTCGGTCACGGCCACCGTCAAGGACGACGACCCGCTCGCCGTCTACGCGATCTCCAAGTTCCTGCAGCCCAAGGAGCTGTACAAGGTCGCCAAGGACCTggccccggcgccggcgcccgcGGGGCCCAAGAAGAAGACCACCAAGAAGAAGCCCTCTGCGGCCTCCTCcccctccgacgacgacgacgaatccGCGGACTCGCCCGACACGTCCGACGAAGACGCTGCCGACAAGGACAATGCGGCCGCACCGTCCGTGCTCGCCGGGTGGGTGGCGACGGCCGCCGCGGCCACCGTCGCCGCGTTGGCGCTCGCTGCATAA